The genomic region CATTTTCATATATTGGTATTATGCAGTTTCTCTCTGCGTATTCGTTCCCCGGTATCATATAAGGGCGCAACGCCTCAGCCCCAGCACTTCCAGCCTCTCCGGATTTGAAGTAAAAATCAATCGATGAGCCAAAGTCAATGTAGCGGTTGTTTGGATTATGCAAAAAAAGATCGCAAATGATGATTTCAGATAATGGTCCTGCGGATACAACAAAAAGCAGATTTTCCCTCTTTCCAAAATCTTTCTTAATCTCGCTTAGCAATTTTTGCAAATCCTCTTTAAAAAACGCATTGCAATCATCGCTAATTTCATAATGTTTCAGAATATTAAGATTCCCTATTTTTTTGCCTTTTGCGCGGTGATTTGCGATGAGTACTGCGTCTTCACTTAGTTTGTCAAAATGCTCTTTAAAACGTCTATGGTTTAAATTAATAAAAATATTTGAAGAGCTTAGATTTTTAGATTTTATGCGTGTGCGATACCAATAAGTCGCCACTTCATCACAACATGGGCAAGAGATTGCATAAATAAACCTGTCATCAACGATATTTAGTGAATCTAAAAGCGCGTTAGCAAAGTCTTTATTGCCTTGGACTTCCCAACCCTCTTGCGCTTTTACATTATCACCCACCATAATCGCCCTCTCGCCATCAGCATAACGCGCGATGGTAAAATTCTCTTTTTTATAAAGCTTCTCAAAGATTCTGTCAAATTCTTTATCTAAATACAGAGTTTTCATTGCAAGTTACTTCCTTTCAAAAAATGTTTTAATAGCTAAAAAAATCCTTTGGCTTGCTTTGCCATCGCCATAGGGATTTTGCTTGTTTGTAGAAAAGGGATTTTGCAGATAGTAATCCACGCGCTTAGAAATAAGCCATTCATATTGCCCCCCCCCCCACAAGCTCGCTAAAGCCTGATTTTAGTCCAGCTATTCTTTCTGTGAAATTGCGCAAAACAAGCACCTTAACCTTAAAGCTCGGCGCTTCTTCTTGTATGCCTCCGCTATCGCTTAAGATCAAACTGCTATGTTTCATTACATTAATTAAGTCGATGTAATTAAGCGCATCGCATAAGATGATGTTTTGCTTGTTTTGCAGTGTTTGCAAGAGCGCTTCTTTGACATTTGGATTTGGGTGTAATGGCAGTATGAAAATAGCCTCTGTGTGCTTATTTGCAAGATTTAGTATGCACCTTGCCAAAGCCTTTATATTGCTATGATTTTCTCTTCTGTGGATTGTTACAAGCACAATTTTATCTTGCTTAAGCCTTAAGCCTAAACGTTGCAAACGTCTTGTAGAGTTTGCCAACTCGTTTTTATCAATGCAATGTATCGCATCAATGCCGGTATTTTTGGTGATAAAAATTGTATTTTTATCAATATTTTCTTTTGCGAGATTCCGAAAATCTTCTTTTGTGGGGCAAAAATGTAGATTTGCTAATTTACTAATCATTGCTCGCATAGCTTCTTCGGGGAATGGCTCATAGAGATTATGTGAGCGCAAGCCAGCTTCAATGTGAAAAATTGGCAACTTTTTATAAAACGCCACTAAAGCGCCACAATACGCGCTCATCGTATCGCCCTGCACGATTACAGCATCAAATTGCTGCTCGCTTAAAAGCGTATCAAGCTTGGCAAGAAGTCTTGCATTGAGCGAAGGCAGGCTTTGATTTTTTGTCATTACATTCAGATTGAAGTCCGCTTTGAGATTGAAAAATTGCAATGTTTGGTGACTTAGGTGTTTTTGCTGCTCTGTGTTACATAAAAAAACTTCCATATCACTTTTTTTGGCATCTTTTTGCACCTTGAAATACAGAAACAACGGAGCAAGTTTAATAGCCTCGGGTCTCGTGCCAAGGACAAAGAGAATCCTTTTCAATCAATGCCTTTTGTTGAAAATTTATAAAGTATTTTATCCGCGCATTGTATCAAAAAAAGCGGGAACTTTTTTGATTTATTCACATTGTTTTGACATCAAAACCATAATCCCAACCTTTTGGGGCAATGATGATTTTTTGCGGATTCTCATTAAGTGCCCCCCCCCATAATGAAAAAGTAGAATTAGCGATAATATTATGCTTACAAGCTCGCATAAGCTCCAAATCATAATGCGCCTTTTCCTGCGGATTATGATCCATAATAAAAAATCGTTCCGCACCTAATTCTTTCGCATTTTCCCTAAGCCAGAGAC from Helicobacter himalayensis harbors:
- the wecB gene encoding non-hydrolyzing UDP-N-acetylglucosamine 2-epimerase, with translation MKRILFVLGTRPEAIKLAPLFLYFKVQKDAKKSDMEVFLCNTEQQKHLSHQTLQFFNLKADFNLNVMTKNQSLPSLNARLLAKLDTLLSEQQFDAVIVQGDTMSAYCGALVAFYKKLPIFHIEAGLRSHNLYEPFPEEAMRAMISKLANLHFCPTKEDFRNLAKENIDKNTIFITKNTGIDAIHCIDKNELANSTRRLQRLGLRLKQDKIVLVTIHRRENHSNIKALARCILNLANKHTEAIFILPLHPNPNVKEALLQTLQNKQNIILCDALNYIDLINVMKHSSLILSDSGGIQEEAPSFKVKVLVLRNFTERIAGLKSGFSELVGGGAI